Proteins encoded within one genomic window of Streptomyces kaniharaensis:
- a CDS encoding QcrA and Rieske domain-containing protein codes for MDGGIAAVAIGGAGLLTGSLTRTFGRGKQAAPKQSAAPVSTAPAPTAPAGPAPSVPAASVPVGGSAQVKDPATGDAVYIVQPKTGQYCGLSAVCTHSGCVVDAPKNGQLYCPCHGSRFDAATGAVVNGPATKPLPKYRVTKDGDKLNLGPLQS; via the coding sequence GTGGACGGCGGGATCGCCGCCGTCGCGATCGGCGGCGCCGGGCTGCTCACCGGATCGCTGACCCGCACCTTCGGCCGGGGCAAGCAGGCCGCCCCGAAGCAGTCCGCGGCTCCGGTGAGCACGGCCCCGGCGCCCACCGCTCCCGCCGGGCCGGCCCCCTCGGTGCCCGCCGCGAGCGTGCCGGTCGGCGGCTCGGCCCAGGTCAAGGACCCGGCCACCGGCGACGCCGTCTACATCGTCCAGCCCAAGACCGGCCAGTACTGCGGCCTCTCGGCGGTCTGCACGCACTCCGGCTGCGTGGTGGACGCCCCGAAGAACGGCCAGCTGTACTGCCCGTGCCACGGCTCCCGGTTCGACGCGGCCACCGGCGCCGTCGTCAACGGACCGGCGACCAAGCCGCTGCCGAAGTACCGCGTCACCAAGGACGGCGACAAGCTGAACCTCGGCCCGCTGCAGAGCTGA
- the guaA gene encoding glutamine-hydrolyzing GMP synthase, with translation MSAAIPVQSVPETDTVLVVDFGAQYAQLIARRVREARVYSEIVPSSMPVAEMLAKNPKAIILSGGPSSVYEEGAPQLDRAIFEAGVPVFGMCYGFQLMAKVLGGTVDNTGAREYGRTPLTVTRTGSTLFEGVPAQHSVWMSHGDACSAAPAGFTVTASTDVVPVAAFENDEARLYGVQYHPEVLHSDHGQQILEHFLYRGAGIAPTWTTGNVVDEQVALIRAQVGTKRAICGLSGGVDSAVAAALVNKAVGEQLTCVYVDHGLMRKGETEQVEKDFVAATGVQLKVVDAAERFLNALKGVTDPEEKRKIIGREFIRVFEQAQAEIIAEAGEHGESVDFLVQGTLYPDVVESGGGTGTANIKSHHNVGGLPEDLQFQLVEPLRKLFKDEVRMVGQELGLPEEIVQRQPFPGPGLGIRIVGEVTEERLDLLREADAIVREELTAAGLDREIWQCPVVLLADVRSVGVQGDGRTYGHPIVLRPVSSEDAMTADWSRLPYDVLARISTRITNEVRDVNRVVVDVTSKPPGTIEWE, from the coding sequence GTGTCCGCTGCAATTCCCGTCCAGTCCGTACCTGAGACCGACACCGTCCTGGTGGTCGACTTCGGTGCCCAGTACGCCCAGCTCATCGCCCGCCGGGTGCGTGAGGCCCGGGTCTACAGCGAGATCGTGCCGAGCTCCATGCCGGTCGCCGAGATGCTCGCCAAGAACCCGAAGGCGATCATCCTGTCCGGCGGCCCGTCGTCGGTCTACGAAGAGGGCGCGCCGCAGCTCGACCGCGCGATCTTCGAGGCCGGTGTCCCGGTCTTCGGCATGTGCTACGGCTTCCAGCTGATGGCGAAGGTGCTCGGCGGCACCGTCGACAACACCGGTGCGCGCGAGTACGGCCGCACCCCGCTGACCGTCACCCGCACCGGCTCCACCCTGTTCGAGGGCGTCCCGGCGCAGCACTCGGTGTGGATGTCGCACGGCGACGCCTGCTCCGCCGCCCCGGCGGGCTTCACCGTCACCGCGTCCACCGACGTGGTGCCGGTCGCGGCCTTCGAGAACGACGAGGCCCGGCTGTACGGCGTCCAGTACCACCCCGAGGTGCTGCACTCCGACCACGGCCAGCAGATCCTGGAGCACTTCCTCTACCGCGGCGCCGGCATCGCCCCGACCTGGACGACCGGCAACGTCGTCGACGAGCAGGTCGCGCTGATCCGCGCCCAGGTCGGCACCAAGCGCGCGATCTGCGGCCTCTCCGGCGGCGTGGACTCCGCGGTCGCGGCGGCCCTGGTCAACAAGGCCGTCGGCGAGCAGCTCACCTGCGTCTACGTCGACCACGGCCTGATGCGCAAGGGCGAGACCGAGCAGGTCGAGAAGGACTTCGTCGCGGCCACCGGCGTGCAGCTCAAGGTCGTCGACGCGGCCGAGCGCTTCCTGAACGCGCTGAAGGGGGTCACCGACCCCGAGGAGAAGCGCAAGATCATCGGCCGGGAGTTCATCCGGGTCTTCGAGCAGGCCCAGGCCGAGATCATCGCCGAGGCCGGCGAGCACGGCGAGTCGGTCGACTTCCTGGTCCAGGGCACCCTGTACCCGGACGTGGTGGAGTCCGGCGGCGGCACCGGCACCGCCAACATCAAGTCCCACCACAACGTCGGCGGCCTGCCCGAGGACCTGCAGTTCCAGCTGGTCGAGCCGCTGCGCAAGCTCTTCAAGGACGAGGTCCGGATGGTCGGCCAGGAGCTCGGCCTGCCGGAGGAGATCGTCCAGCGCCAGCCGTTCCCCGGCCCGGGCCTGGGCATCCGGATCGTCGGCGAGGTCACCGAGGAGCGGCTGGACCTGCTCCGCGAGGCCGACGCGATCGTCCGCGAGGAGCTGACCGCGGCCGGCCTGGACCGCGAGATCTGGCAGTGCCCGGTCGTGCTGCTCGCCGACGTGCGCAGCGTGGGTGTGCAGGGCGACGGCCGCACCTACGGTCACCCGATCGTGCTGCGCCCGGTCTCGTCCGAGGACGCCATGACCGCCGACTGGTCGCGCCTGCCGTACGACGTGCTGGCCCGGATCTCCACCCGGATCACCAACGAGGTCCGCGACGTGAACCGCGTCGTCGTGGACGTCACCAGCAAGCCGCCGGGCACCATCGAGTGGGAGTGA
- a CDS encoding GMC oxidoreductase: MVGSPEQDGFDYDVVVVGSGFGGSVAALRLTEKGYRVAVLEAGRRFDRDELPRNSWDLPNYLWAPGLGLYGIQRIHLLANVLILAGAGVGGGSLNYANTLYVPPKAFFEDRQWRHITDWQQELAPFYDQAQRMLGVRLNPTVTPSDVHLKAAAERMGVADTFHMAPVGVFFGDGEDAGGRAKAAPGDEVADPYFGGAGPARKACVECGECMTGCRHGAKNMLTENYLYLAEKGGAEIHPLTTVARIRELGEGYAVDVRRTDSRSRTDRVKAGARTITAARVVVAAGTYGTQSLLHRMRADGHLPRLSARLGELTRTNSEALVGAQTTDRLYGTRADFTKGVAITSSIHPDANTHIEPVRYGKGSNAMGALSIAQVKGGGRTPRWLRYLGHSVRHPLTFARSMNQHRWSERTIIGLVMQSLDNSITVSLKKDLLGKSRLTSTQGHGAPNPTWIPAAEEGAQALAAEINGFAGSTVGEIFDIPMTAHFLGGCPIGDAPETGVVDPYHRLYGHPGISVVDGAAVSANLGVNPSLTITAQAERAMSMWPNKGEADPRPEPGEAYRRVAAVAPVRPAVPEDAFGALRLPLLPVPEVPKKQG, translated from the coding sequence ATGGTGGGGTCCCCGGAACAGGACGGCTTCGACTACGACGTGGTCGTCGTCGGCTCCGGCTTCGGCGGGTCGGTGGCCGCGCTGCGGCTGACCGAGAAGGGCTACCGGGTCGCCGTGCTGGAGGCCGGACGGCGCTTCGACCGCGACGAACTGCCCAGGAACTCCTGGGACCTGCCGAACTATCTGTGGGCGCCGGGGCTCGGGCTGTACGGCATCCAGCGGATCCACCTGCTGGCCAACGTGCTGATCCTGGCCGGCGCCGGGGTCGGCGGCGGCTCGCTGAACTACGCCAACACCCTGTACGTGCCGCCGAAGGCGTTCTTCGAGGACCGCCAGTGGCGCCACATCACCGACTGGCAGCAGGAGCTGGCGCCGTTCTACGACCAGGCGCAGCGGATGCTCGGGGTCCGGCTGAACCCGACCGTCACCCCCTCCGACGTCCACCTCAAGGCCGCGGCCGAGCGGATGGGCGTCGCGGACACCTTCCACATGGCGCCGGTCGGGGTCTTCTTCGGGGACGGCGAGGACGCCGGGGGCAGGGCCAAGGCGGCCCCCGGGGACGAGGTCGCCGACCCGTACTTCGGGGGTGCGGGCCCGGCCCGCAAGGCCTGCGTGGAGTGCGGCGAGTGCATGACCGGCTGCCGGCACGGCGCCAAGAACATGCTCACCGAGAACTACCTGTACCTGGCCGAGAAGGGCGGCGCGGAGATCCACCCGCTCACCACGGTGGCCCGCATCCGGGAGCTCGGCGAGGGCTACGCGGTGGACGTGCGCCGCACCGACTCCCGCTCGCGGACGGACCGGGTGAAGGCGGGCGCGCGGACCATCACCGCCGCCCGGGTGGTGGTCGCGGCCGGCACCTACGGCACCCAGTCGCTGCTGCACCGGATGCGCGCGGACGGCCACCTGCCGCGCCTCTCGGCCCGGCTCGGCGAGCTGACCCGGACCAACTCCGAGGCACTGGTGGGCGCGCAGACCACCGACCGGCTGTACGGCACCCGGGCGGACTTCACCAAGGGCGTCGCGATAACGTCCTCGATCCACCCGGACGCGAACACCCACATCGAGCCGGTCCGCTACGGCAAGGGCTCGAACGCGATGGGCGCGCTGTCGATCGCCCAGGTCAAGGGCGGCGGACGGACCCCGCGCTGGCTGCGCTACCTGGGCCACTCGGTGCGCCACCCGCTGACCTTCGCGCGCTCGATGAACCAGCACCGCTGGTCGGAGCGGACGATCATCGGCCTGGTGATGCAGTCGCTGGACAACTCGATCACCGTCTCGCTGAAGAAGGACCTGCTCGGCAAGAGCCGGCTGACCTCCACCCAGGGCCACGGCGCGCCCAACCCGACCTGGATCCCGGCCGCCGAAGAGGGCGCCCAGGCGCTGGCCGCGGAGATCAACGGCTTCGCCGGCAGCACGGTCGGCGAGATCTTCGACATCCCGATGACCGCCCACTTCCTGGGCGGCTGCCCGATCGGCGACGCCCCCGAGACCGGCGTCGTCGACCCGTACCACCGGCTGTACGGGCACCCGGGGATCAGCGTCGTGGACGGCGCGGCCGTCTCCGCCAACCTCGGGGTCAACCCCTCGCTGACCATCACCGCGCAGGCCGAGCGCGCCATGTCGATGTGGCCCAACAAGGGCGAGGCCGACCCGCGGCCGGAGCCGGGTGAGGCCTACCGCCGCGTCGCGGCGGTGGCGCCGGTGCGGCCGGCCGTGCCGGAGGACGCGTTCGGGGCGCTGCGGCTGCCGCTGCTGCCCGTCCCGGAGGTGCCGAAGAAGCAGGGCTGA
- a CDS encoding succinic semialdehyde dehydrogenase codes for MSDLTADAVATGHLGNPAGNPAAPGGGRTVASAVPPALVARLAAGITVTGEPGVVETVAPLTGERLASLAQSTPADVEAAFLLARRAQPAWAALPVRRRAAVLLRFHDLLIKRQDEVLDLVQAETGKARLHAFEEVMAVAMAARHYGRAAHGYLRDKRHGGALPVLTHAIEARRPKGVIGHISPWNYPLELSVGDALPAFVAGNAVVNKPDTQTALTALWARELLVEAGLPADLWQIVVGDGPVIGPAVVEHADYVSFTGSTRTGRDVAQRAAARLVGASLELGGKNAMLVLADADLDRAAAGAVRACFSSAGQLCISVERLMVHRSVADAFLEKFAERTRNLRLGGGLAYGADMGSLVSARQLDATTRHVDEAVKAGATVLAGGRARPDLGPFFYEPTILDGVTPEMAVCAEETFGPVVSVYRFDTEDQAVAAANATPYGLNSSVWTRDPRRGRAVAARLRTGTVNVNEAYGAAYGSVASPMGGMGDSGLGRRHGAEGILRFTEAQTIATQRLIPIAPSFGLDDRQFASVMTGGLRVLKALRIK; via the coding sequence ATGTCGGACCTCACAGCAGACGCAGTGGCCACCGGACACCTCGGCAACCCGGCCGGCAACCCGGCCGCCCCCGGCGGCGGCCGGACCGTCGCCTCGGCCGTCCCGCCGGCCCTGGTCGCCCGGCTGGCCGCCGGCATCACCGTCACCGGCGAGCCCGGCGTCGTGGAGACGGTCGCCCCGCTGACCGGCGAACGGCTGGCGAGCCTGGCGCAGTCCACCCCGGCCGACGTCGAGGCCGCCTTCCTGCTCGCCCGCCGCGCCCAGCCGGCCTGGGCCGCCCTGCCGGTCCGCCGCCGCGCCGCCGTCCTGCTGCGCTTCCACGACCTGCTGATCAAGCGGCAGGACGAGGTCCTGGACCTCGTCCAGGCCGAGACCGGCAAGGCCCGGCTGCATGCCTTCGAAGAGGTGATGGCCGTCGCCATGGCCGCCCGGCACTACGGGCGGGCCGCCCACGGCTACCTGCGCGACAAGCGGCACGGCGGTGCGCTGCCGGTGCTCACCCACGCGATCGAGGCCCGCCGGCCGAAAGGCGTGATCGGCCACATCTCGCCGTGGAACTACCCGCTGGAGCTGTCCGTCGGCGACGCGCTGCCCGCCTTCGTGGCCGGGAACGCGGTGGTCAACAAGCCCGACACGCAGACCGCGCTGACCGCGCTGTGGGCCCGCGAACTGCTGGTCGAGGCCGGGCTGCCGGCCGACCTGTGGCAGATCGTGGTCGGCGACGGGCCGGTGATCGGCCCGGCCGTGGTCGAGCACGCCGACTACGTCTCGTTCACTGGCTCCACCCGCACCGGCCGCGACGTCGCCCAGCGCGCCGCCGCCCGGCTGGTCGGCGCCTCGCTCGAACTCGGCGGCAAGAACGCCATGCTGGTCCTCGCCGACGCCGACCTCGACCGGGCCGCCGCGGGCGCCGTCCGGGCCTGCTTCTCCTCGGCCGGGCAGCTCTGCATCTCCGTCGAGCGCCTGATGGTGCACCGCTCGGTCGCCGACGCCTTCCTGGAGAAGTTCGCCGAGCGCACCCGCAACCTGCGCCTGGGCGGCGGCCTCGCGTACGGCGCGGACATGGGCTCGCTGGTCTCGGCCCGCCAGCTGGACGCCACCACCCGGCACGTCGACGAGGCGGTCAAGGCTGGCGCCACCGTGCTGGCCGGCGGCCGGGCCCGGCCGGACCTCGGCCCGTTCTTCTACGAGCCGACCATCCTCGACGGCGTCACCCCGGAGATGGCGGTCTGCGCCGAGGAGACCTTCGGCCCGGTCGTCTCGGTCTACCGCTTCGACACCGAGGACCAGGCGGTGGCCGCCGCCAACGCCACCCCGTACGGCCTCAACTCCAGCGTCTGGACCAGGGACCCGCGGCGCGGCCGGGCGGTCGCGGCCCGGCTGCGCACCGGCACGGTCAACGTCAACGAGGCCTACGGCGCCGCGTACGGCTCGGTCGCCTCGCCGATGGGCGGGATGGGCGACTCCGGGCTCGGCCGGCGGCACGGCGCCGAGGGCATCCTGCGGTTCACCGAGGCGCAGACCATCGCGACCCAGCGGCTGATCCCGATCGCGCCCTCGTTCGGCCTGGACGACCGCCAGTTCGCCTCGGTGATGACCGGCGGCCTGCGGGTGCTGAAGGCGCTGAGGATCAAGTAA
- a CDS encoding serine/threonine-protein kinase → MGAQDRPETADNERLLAGRYELGERLGRGGMGTVWRAWDRMLDREVAVKELTVNHLPEDELQILHARMKREASAAARIKHPGVITVHDVLEQEGRPWIVMELVDGRSLADVIKQDGTLQPRIAADVGSQVLAALHRGHQLGVLHRDVKPANVLLERGTGRVVLLDFGIATFEGSSTLTRPGDLVGSPDYLAPERAQGERPGPASDLWGLGATLYAAVEGQSPFRRDSPITTLAAVVDEPLPEPARAGPLGPVLAALMAKDPADRPTADEAARMLAEVRAGHTIGLKPVTPVRTPTLSVPVVDRSGAGETGSTAFGASTAPRAAEAATEVRTAVAPAPGGSAGGGHVTTAVSTTPIAPVAHPVEPARGPARRRNMLKIAAIALGVGLVAAAATFFATRHVVATRADDPVTPAPTTSTASADPEPSSSASVEPAPAGYHWVDDPAGFRFPLPSATPVWQRSTTPDNQIYYTADGKVHYLQFSVTVGQSVKPLEHMRQMETNISKSLKDYRQHRMAGVSVNGHEGAVWEFSYAAKEGGRRRAIEAEFIDDDGTGYAIYSSSPERNNEWNEAEQRFTTVLNHFTPTR, encoded by the coding sequence ATGGGCGCGCAGGACCGGCCGGAGACGGCCGATAACGAGCGGCTGCTGGCCGGGCGGTACGAGTTGGGCGAGCGGCTCGGCCGGGGCGGGATGGGCACCGTCTGGCGGGCCTGGGACCGGATGCTGGACCGTGAGGTCGCGGTCAAGGAGCTGACCGTCAACCACCTCCCCGAGGACGAGCTGCAGATCCTGCACGCCCGGATGAAGCGCGAGGCCAGCGCGGCGGCCCGGATCAAGCACCCCGGCGTGATCACCGTGCACGACGTGCTGGAGCAGGAGGGCCGGCCGTGGATCGTCATGGAGCTGGTGGACGGCCGCTCGCTGGCCGACGTCATCAAGCAGGACGGCACCCTGCAGCCGCGCATCGCCGCTGACGTCGGCAGCCAGGTGCTGGCCGCGCTGCACCGCGGACACCAGCTGGGCGTGCTGCACCGGGACGTGAAGCCGGCCAACGTGCTGCTGGAGCGCGGCACCGGCCGGGTCGTGCTGCTGGACTTCGGTATCGCGACGTTCGAGGGCTCGTCCACGCTGACCCGGCCCGGCGACCTGGTCGGCTCGCCGGACTACCTGGCGCCCGAGCGCGCCCAGGGGGAGCGGCCCGGTCCGGCCTCCGACCTGTGGGGCCTCGGCGCGACGCTGTACGCGGCCGTCGAGGGCCAGTCGCCGTTCCGCCGGGACTCGCCGATCACCACGCTGGCCGCCGTCGTCGACGAGCCGCTGCCGGAGCCGGCCCGGGCCGGCCCGCTGGGGCCGGTGCTGGCCGCGCTGATGGCCAAGGACCCGGCCGACCGGCCGACCGCGGACGAGGCGGCCCGGATGCTGGCCGAGGTGCGGGCCGGGCACACCATCGGCCTGAAGCCGGTCACGCCGGTCCGGACGCCGACCCTGTCGGTGCCGGTGGTGGACCGCAGCGGGGCCGGTGAGACCGGCTCCACGGCCTTCGGCGCTTCGACCGCGCCGCGTGCCGCCGAGGCGGCCACCGAGGTGCGTACGGCCGTTGCGCCCGCCCCGGGCGGCTCCGCCGGGGGCGGGCACGTCACGACAGCGGTGTCCACGACGCCGATCGCGCCGGTCGCGCACCCCGTCGAGCCCGCGCGCGGACCGGCCCGACGCCGCAACATGCTGAAGATCGCCGCGATCGCGCTGGGGGTCGGCCTGGTCGCGGCCGCGGCCACCTTCTTCGCCACCCGGCACGTCGTCGCGACCCGGGCGGACGACCCGGTGACGCCCGCCCCGACCACCTCGACCGCCTCGGCCGACCCGGAGCCGAGTTCGTCGGCCAGCGTCGAGCCGGCGCCCGCCGGCTACCACTGGGTGGACGACCCGGCCGGCTTCCGGTTCCCGCTGCCGAGCGCGACCCCGGTCTGGCAGCGCAGCACCACGCCCGACAACCAGATCTACTACACCGCCGACGGCAAGGTGCACTACCTGCAGTTCTCGGTCACCGTCGGCCAGTCGGTCAAGCCGCTGGAGCACATGCGCCAGATGGAGACCAACATCTCCAAGTCGCTGAAGGACTACCGCCAGCACCGCATGGCCGGCGTCTCGGTGAACGGCCACGAGGGGGCCGTCTGGGAGTTCAGCTATGCGGCCAAGGAAGGCGGCCGGCGGCGGGCGATCGAGGCCGAGTTCATCGACGACGACGGCACCGGCTACGCGATCTACTCGTCCAGCCCGGAGCGGAACAACGAGTGGAACGAGGCCGAGCAGCGCTTCACCACGGTGCTCAACCACTTCACGCCGACCCGCTGA
- a CDS encoding protein kinase domain-containing protein → MRAGPGQVLAGRYRLTDRPGPLRAVAVDERTGEPVLLRALELPALLTNGHEFEDEIPAQADRLVRRVAAVGSAAPTWHPRLLRGFGAFVEGELLWTVEERPAGVPLAELAAAGPVPPYRAAELAADLAGALRALHEAGLSHGNLTAESVLVCEDGAAMLGGLLSGAAEEALAEDLGGPGGRRRYDVRATLVGPVAERWPLDGGPAGDCWALGVLLQRLLTGRSPFPEGDVPELVTAVRDARHEPSAVCGPLAPLVERLVQPDPVLRPTAEAVRRELAALLVGAPEPADEERAGRELVVRPDGPLVPLVPRRRGRGERVERAARPGAERPPRVPPALLGPLLVGGVFLLLVLGVTAVVLFAG, encoded by the coding sequence ATGCGAGCGGGCCCGGGGCAGGTGCTGGCGGGGCGTTACCGGCTGACGGACCGTCCCGGGCCGTTGCGCGCGGTCGCGGTGGACGAGCGGACCGGTGAGCCGGTGCTGCTGCGCGCCCTGGAACTGCCCGCGCTGCTGACGAACGGTCATGAGTTCGAGGACGAGATCCCGGCGCAGGCCGACCGGTTGGTCCGCCGGGTCGCGGCGGTCGGCTCGGCCGCGCCGACCTGGCACCCGCGACTGCTGCGCGGGTTCGGGGCGTTCGTCGAGGGCGAGCTGCTGTGGACGGTCGAGGAGCGGCCGGCCGGCGTGCCGTTGGCCGAGCTGGCCGCGGCCGGGCCGGTGCCGCCGTACCGGGCGGCCGAGTTGGCGGCGGACCTGGCGGGCGCGCTGCGGGCGCTGCACGAGGCCGGGCTGAGCCACGGCAACCTGACCGCCGAGTCGGTGCTGGTCTGCGAGGACGGCGCGGCGATGCTCGGCGGGCTGCTGTCCGGGGCCGCGGAGGAGGCGCTGGCCGAGGACCTCGGCGGCCCGGGCGGGCGCCGCCGGTACGACGTGCGGGCCACCCTGGTCGGCCCGGTGGCGGAGCGCTGGCCGCTGGACGGCGGCCCGGCGGGCGACTGCTGGGCGCTCGGGGTGCTGCTGCAGCGGCTCCTCACCGGGCGCTCGCCGTTCCCGGAAGGAGACGTGCCGGAGCTGGTGACCGCGGTCCGGGACGCGCGGCACGAGCCCTCGGCGGTCTGCGGCCCGCTGGCTCCCCTGGTGGAGCGGCTGGTCCAGCCCGATCCGGTGCTGCGGCCGACCGCGGAGGCCGTCCGCCGGGAGCTCGCCGCGCTGCTGGTGGGTGCGCCGGAGCCGGCTGACGAGGAGCGGGCCGGGCGGGAGCTGGTGGTGCGTCCGGACGGGCCGCTGGTGCCGCTCGTGCCCCGGCGGCGTGGCCGGGGCGAACGGGTCGAGCGCGCCGCGCGGCCGGGCGCGGAGCGGCCGCCCCGGGTGCCTCCGGCCCTGCTCGGGCCGTTGCTGGTCGGAGGCGTCTTCCTGCTCCTGGTGCTGGGGGTGACCGCCGTGGTCCTGTTCGCAGGCTGA
- a CDS encoding SHOCT domain-containing protein produces MDWTDLIDTAFRMADNSSQTNRTEAVHSIEGTVIDGEQPVASTAGRHPDHFRKGVLVLTTHRLLFLKDGKPPVPVPLSAVTGATVARTKLNGDVLTVVALTGSHRFEDVVKADVFAEQIRAAARAARTAPRPAPGVVAPSDTAPALAGAELSAGGQLLDQLERLAALHRSGALTDEEFTRAKERLIG; encoded by the coding sequence ATGGACTGGACCGATCTGATCGACACCGCCTTCAGGATGGCGGACAACAGCAGCCAGACGAACCGTACCGAGGCCGTGCACAGCATCGAGGGCACCGTCATCGACGGGGAGCAGCCGGTCGCCTCCACCGCCGGGCGGCACCCGGACCACTTCCGCAAGGGCGTGCTCGTACTCACCACCCACCGACTGCTCTTCCTCAAGGACGGCAAGCCGCCGGTGCCGGTTCCGCTTTCCGCCGTCACGGGCGCGACCGTGGCCAGGACCAAGCTCAACGGCGACGTGCTGACGGTCGTCGCGCTGACCGGCTCTCACCGGTTCGAGGACGTGGTCAAGGCGGACGTGTTCGCCGAGCAGATCCGGGCGGCGGCCCGGGCCGCCCGCACCGCGCCGCGCCCGGCGCCGGGCGTCGTGGCGCCGTCCGACACCGCCCCAGCCCTCGCCGGCGCCGAGCTCAGCGCCGGCGGGCAACTCCTGGACCAGTTGGAGCGGTTGGCCGCCCTGCACCGCTCAGGGGCGCTCACCGACGAGGAGTTCACCCGGGCCAAGGAGCGGCTGATCGGCTGA
- a CDS encoding serine/threonine-protein kinase, whose amino-acid sequence MTQAQGSTGRLLAGRYRLDAVLGRGGMGTVWRAEDEMLGRIVAVKELRMNASVDEEEKHRLIVRTLREAKATARIRHSSAVTVFDVVEEDDRPWIVMELVESRSLADVIKEDGTLTPARAAEIALDVLGVLSAAHALGILHRDVKPSNVLIGEDGRVVLTDFGIASVEGDASVTSTGMLVGAPSYISPERARGQKPGPPADLWSLGGTLYAMVEGRPPYDRGAALATLTAVMTEDLVAPLDAGPLLPIIEGLLEKDPAKRLDASQTRSMLKRVVAEATAKAESTTEHAMPVKSASSAPAAAPAEKEAPAPDGTSKPTIGGLLGTVRVGSKAKNEEPRAAAETAPEPAPEPAAPAPEPIRAVTSEWTMGATQAAGANPRTGRRRLAVVTVVLVLLLIAGVVAVVKTLGGSDAGTAHGAGATSPAAATTTPATPSAAPSTAASPTAATAEPAPATSSAAPPPSAATTPAVPAATPTAAPTPSAPPTPTATATATSAAVPPGYHLYKDPTGFTVVLPDWLQQTGSESIRRTFQGNGSTLKIEWTTEPGASALADWQAGETSLRPTVTNYQRVNLSAIGYRQWSNAADWEWTNGTPKMHSLNRGFVTGNPAKYGYAIYWITPDADWSSPANSQAREEAFASFQPAP is encoded by the coding sequence ATGACCCAGGCGCAGGGTTCCACCGGCCGACTCCTGGCCGGACGCTACCGGCTGGACGCGGTGCTCGGGCGCGGCGGTATGGGCACCGTCTGGCGCGCCGAGGACGAGATGCTGGGGCGGATTGTCGCGGTCAAGGAACTGCGGATGAACGCCAGCGTCGACGAGGAGGAGAAGCACCGGCTGATCGTCCGGACGCTGCGCGAGGCCAAGGCCACCGCGCGGATCCGGCACAGCTCGGCGGTCACCGTCTTCGACGTCGTCGAGGAGGACGACCGGCCGTGGATCGTCATGGAGCTGGTGGAGTCCCGCTCGCTGGCCGACGTCATCAAGGAGGACGGGACGCTGACGCCCGCTCGGGCGGCCGAGATCGCGCTCGACGTGCTCGGCGTGCTGAGCGCCGCGCACGCGCTCGGCATCCTGCACCGGGACGTGAAGCCGTCGAACGTGCTGATCGGCGAGGACGGCCGGGTGGTGCTCACCGACTTCGGCATCGCCAGCGTCGAGGGTGACGCCTCGGTCACCTCCACCGGCATGCTGGTCGGCGCCCCCTCGTACATCTCCCCGGAGCGGGCGCGCGGTCAGAAGCCCGGCCCGCCGGCCGACCTGTGGTCGCTGGGCGGCACGCTGTACGCGATGGTGGAGGGCCGGCCGCCGTACGACCGCGGGGCGGCGCTGGCCACCCTGACGGCCGTGATGACCGAGGACCTGGTCGCGCCGCTGGACGCCGGGCCGCTGCTGCCGATCATCGAGGGGCTCCTGGAGAAGGATCCGGCCAAGCGGCTGGACGCCTCGCAGACCCGGTCGATGCTGAAGCGGGTGGTCGCGGAGGCCACCGCCAAGGCCGAGTCGACGACCGAGCACGCGATGCCGGTGAAGTCCGCCTCGTCGGCTCCGGCCGCCGCGCCGGCCGAGAAGGAGGCTCCGGCGCCCGACGGCACGAGCAAGCCCACCATCGGCGGACTGCTCGGGACCGTCCGGGTCGGCAGCAAGGCGAAGAACGAGGAACCCCGCGCCGCCGCGGAGACCGCCCCCGAGCCCGCACCGGAGCCCGCCGCGCCCGCCCCCGAGCCGATCCGGGCGGTGACCAGCGAGTGGACGATGGGCGCGACGCAGGCGGCCGGTGCGAACCCGCGCACCGGACGGCGGCGACTGGCCGTGGTCACGGTGGTGCTGGTGCTGCTGCTGATCGCCGGAGTCGTCGCGGTGGTGAAGACACTGGGCGGCTCGGACGCCGGCACGGCGCACGGCGCGGGCGCCACCTCGCCGGCGGCGGCCACCACCACGCCGGCCACGCCGAGCGCGGCGCCGTCGACCGCGGCCTCGCCGACCGCGGCGACGGCCGAGCCCGCGCCGGCCACCTCGTCGGCCGCGCCGCCGCCGTCCGCGGCCACCACGCCGGCCGTCCCCGCGGCCACCCCGACCGCCGCACCGACCCCGTCCGCCCCGCCGACGCCGACCGCCACCGCGACGGCCACCAGCGCCGCGGTGCCGCCCGGGTACCACCTGTACAAGGACCCGACCGGCTTCACGGTCGTGCTGCCGGACTGGCTGCAGCAGACCGGCTCGGAGAGCATCCGCCGCACCTTCCAGGGCAACGGCAGCACCCTGAAGATCGAGTGGACGACGGAACCCGGCGCGAGTGCCCTGGCCGACTGGCAGGCGGGCGAGACCTCGCTGCGTCCGACGGTCACCAACTACCAGCGGGTCAACCTGTCGGCCATCGGCTACCGGCAGTGGAGCAACGCGGCCGACTGGGAGTGGACCAACGGCACGCCGAAGATGCACTCCCTCAACCGCGGCTTCGTCACCGGGAACCCGGCCAAGTACGGGTACGCGATCTACTGGATCACCCCCGACGCGGACTGGAGCTCCCCGGCCAACTCCCAGGCACGGGAAGAGGCGTTCGCCAGCTTCCAGCCCGCGCCGTAA